In a genomic window of Streptomyces roseoviridis:
- a CDS encoding ParB/RepB/Spo0J family partition protein, with the protein MSERRRGLGRGLGALIPAAPQEREVPVVGVGSAPAMTSPGAIPALGSERGVAAAKLATLPASPQSPDSVVPVAETEPPAPEAPAGAHFAELPLDSITPNPRQPREVFDEDALAELITSIKEVGLLQPVVVRQLGPERYELIMGERRWRACREAGLERIPAIVRATEDDKLLLDALLENLHRAQLNPLEEAAAYDQLLKDFNCTHDQLADRIGRSRPQVSNTLRLLRLSPPVQRRVAAGVLSAGHARALLSVDDAETQDKLAYRIVAEGLSVRAVEEIVAVMGSEPSSPVKPKGPRAGTRVSPALRDLATRLSDRFETRVKVDLGQKKGKITVEFASMEDLERILATLAPGEGRVLDQGASEDSPEQGSED; encoded by the coding sequence GTGAGCGAGCGACGTAGGGGGCTGGGGCGTGGGCTCGGTGCGCTGATCCCCGCTGCTCCCCAGGAACGAGAGGTGCCGGTCGTCGGGGTGGGCTCCGCTCCGGCCATGACCTCCCCCGGCGCCATTCCGGCGCTCGGCTCCGAGCGCGGCGTGGCGGCGGCGAAGCTGGCGACCCTTCCGGCGAGCCCGCAGTCCCCGGACTCCGTGGTGCCGGTGGCCGAGACCGAACCGCCGGCTCCGGAGGCCCCCGCCGGGGCGCACTTCGCGGAGCTGCCGCTGGACTCCATCACCCCGAACCCGCGCCAGCCGCGTGAGGTCTTCGACGAGGACGCCCTGGCCGAGCTGATCACCTCCATCAAGGAGGTCGGTCTGCTTCAGCCGGTCGTCGTCCGCCAGCTGGGCCCCGAGCGCTACGAGCTCATCATGGGCGAGCGCCGCTGGCGTGCCTGCCGTGAGGCCGGCCTGGAGCGGATCCCGGCCATCGTCCGGGCCACCGAGGACGACAAGCTGCTGCTCGACGCCCTGCTGGAGAACCTGCACCGGGCGCAGCTGAACCCGCTGGAAGAGGCAGCCGCCTACGACCAGCTCCTCAAGGACTTCAACTGCACCCATGACCAGCTGGCCGACCGGATCGGACGCTCGCGTCCGCAGGTCTCCAACACACTGCGTCTGCTGCGGCTCTCCCCGCCCGTGCAGCGCCGGGTGGCCGCCGGGGTCCTCTCGGCCGGGCACGCCCGTGCGCTGCTCTCCGTGGACGATGCGGAGACGCAGGACAAGCTGGCCTACCGGATCGTCGCCGAGGGCCTCTCTGTGCGGGCCGTGGAGGAGATCGTCGCGGTGATGGGGTCGGAGCCCTCGTCGCCGGTCAAGCCCAAGGGGCCGCGCGCGGGCACCCGCGTCTCCCCGGCTCTGCGGGACCTGGCGACCCGGCTTTCGGACCGCTTCGAGACCCGGGTGAAGGTCGACCTGGGCCAGAAGAAGGGCAAGATCACCGTCGAGTTCGCCTCGATGGAGGACCTGGAGCGGATCCTCGCGACGTTGGCCCCGGGTGAGGGGCGGGTCCTGGATCAGGGCGCCTCGGAGGACAGCCCCGAGCAAGGCTCCGAGGACTGA
- a CDS encoding GNAT family N-acetyltransferase, translated as MGRRLVPLTLDNLPDLPKRCRSCVFWELDPVSGEAAVKAGRPELEKEAWISAVLLEWGSCGRVVYVDEVPVGFVLYAPPAYVPRSTAFPTSPVAADAVQLMTAWIMPGYQGQGLGRTMVQTVAKDLLRRGFKAIEAFGDARWKEPACVLPADHLTAVGFKTVRPHPTFPRLRLELRTTLSWKEDVEMALDRLLGAVQKEPVLRPL; from the coding sequence GTGGGGCGTCGGCTCGTACCGCTCACGCTGGACAACCTTCCGGATCTCCCCAAGCGATGTCGTTCCTGTGTCTTCTGGGAACTTGATCCGGTGAGTGGGGAGGCCGCCGTGAAGGCGGGTCGCCCCGAGCTGGAGAAGGAGGCATGGATCTCCGCCGTGCTCCTTGAATGGGGCTCCTGCGGCCGGGTGGTCTATGTCGACGAGGTTCCGGTCGGGTTCGTGCTGTACGCGCCGCCGGCGTATGTGCCCCGCTCCACCGCCTTTCCCACGAGTCCGGTCGCCGCGGATGCCGTGCAGCTGATGACGGCGTGGATCATGCCCGGGTATCAGGGGCAGGGCTTGGGACGGACCATGGTGCAGACGGTGGCGAAGGATCTGCTGCGGCGGGGCTTCAAGGCGATCGAGGCTTTCGGCGACGCGCGCTGGAAGGAGCCGGCCTGCGTGCTGCCCGCCGACCATCTGACGGCCGTGGGCTTCAAGACCGTGCGACCCCACCCGACCTTCCCGAGGCTGCGGCTCGAACTGAGGACGACGCTCTCCTGGAAGGAAGACGTCGAGATGGCCCTCGACAGGCTTCTCGGCGCGGTGCAGAAGGAACCGGTACTGCGGCCTCTCTGA
- the trxA gene encoding thioredoxin — MAGATITVTDADFEEKVLKSDKPVLVDFWAEWCGPCRMIAPSLEAIASEHDEIIVAKLNIDQNPATAAKYGVMSIPTLNVYKDGDVAKTIVGAKPKAAIERDLADFIAPKA; from the coding sequence GTGGCCGGCGCCACTATCACCGTTACCGACGCTGACTTCGAGGAGAAGGTCCTCAAGAGCGACAAGCCCGTCCTCGTGGACTTCTGGGCCGAGTGGTGCGGCCCGTGCCGCATGATCGCTCCGTCGCTCGAGGCCATCGCCTCCGAGCACGACGAGATCATCGTCGCGAAGCTCAACATCGACCAGAACCCGGCCACGGCCGCCAAGTACGGCGTCATGTCCATCCCGACGCTGAACGTCTACAAGGACGGCGACGTCGCCAAGACGATCGTCGGCGCCAAGCCGAAGGCCGCCATCGAGCGCGACCTGGCCGACTTCATCGCGCCCAAGGCCTGA
- the trxB gene encoding thioredoxin-disulfide reductase → MSDVRNVIIIGSGPAGYTAALYTARASLKPLVFEGAVTAGGALMNTTDVENFPGFRDGIMGPDLMDNMRAQAERFGAELVPDDIVAVDLTGEIKTVTDTAGTVYRAKAVIVTTGSQHRKLGLPNEDTLSGRGVSWCATCDGFFFKEHDIAVVGGGDTAMEEATFLSRFAKSVTIVHRRDSLRASKAMQERAFADPKIKFAWDSEVAEIHGEQKLTGLTLRNTKTGETSELPVTGLFIAVGHDPRTELFKGQLELDEEGYLKVDAPSTRTNIPGVFAAGDVVDHTYRQAITAAGTGCSAALDAERFLAALTDSENLAETPAV, encoded by the coding sequence GTGAGCGACGTCCGTAACGTGATCATCATCGGCTCCGGGCCCGCGGGTTACACCGCTGCGCTCTACACGGCCCGCGCGTCGCTGAAGCCGCTCGTCTTCGAAGGAGCCGTCACCGCTGGTGGCGCCCTGATGAACACGACCGACGTGGAGAACTTCCCCGGCTTCCGCGACGGCATCATGGGCCCGGACCTCATGGACAACATGCGTGCCCAGGCGGAGCGCTTCGGCGCCGAGCTCGTGCCGGACGACATCGTCGCCGTGGACCTCACCGGTGAGATCAAGACCGTCACGGACACCGCCGGCACCGTGTACCGCGCCAAGGCCGTCATCGTCACCACGGGCTCCCAGCACCGCAAGCTCGGCCTGCCCAACGAGGACACCCTCTCCGGACGCGGCGTCTCCTGGTGCGCCACCTGCGACGGCTTCTTCTTCAAGGAGCACGACATCGCGGTCGTCGGCGGCGGCGACACCGCGATGGAGGAGGCGACCTTCCTCTCCCGCTTCGCCAAGTCGGTCACCATCGTCCACCGCCGTGACTCGCTGCGCGCCTCCAAGGCGATGCAGGAGCGCGCCTTCGCCGACCCGAAGATCAAGTTCGCATGGGACAGCGAGGTCGCCGAGATCCACGGCGAGCAGAAGCTCACCGGCCTGACCCTGCGCAACACCAAGACCGGCGAGACCAGCGAGCTCCCGGTCACGGGTCTCTTCATCGCCGTGGGCCACGACCCGCGCACCGAGCTCTTCAAGGGCCAGCTGGAGCTGGACGAGGAGGGCTACCTGAAGGTCGACGCCCCCTCGACGCGCACCAACATCCCGGGCGTCTTCGCCGCCGGTGACGTCGTCGACCACACCTACCGCCAGGCGATCACCGCTGCCGGCACCGGCTGCTCCGCGGCCCTCGACGCCGAGCGCTTCCTCGCCGCGCTGACCGACAGCGAGAACCTCGCCGAGACCCCCGCGGTCTGA
- a CDS encoding zf-HC2 domain-containing protein, producing the protein MTSTADTAQHPDVSEISDLTEGLLSPSRSAAVRQHLDGCSLCADVRTSLEEIRGLLGTLPGPPRMPAEIAGRIDAALAAEALLDATAPTPDTDAHVSRETSRSRTPAPLPVASRPAGHPAAATGPGRSRRSRRRVAVVGAAFGAAALGLSLFFVQSGALTAGDADTSGDTRSDAAAASAAQFEGAPVESSVRALLQQNGVFKAPEDRSAPPASLSAEGGVGDKRAQPPALPECVKAGTGRTDPVIAFQQGDYQGTRAYLVLLPDTADGSRVQAYVLDASCASGTGKGPAEVLLQESVPRS; encoded by the coding sequence GTGACTTCCACGGCCGACACGGCTCAGCACCCGGACGTCTCGGAGATCTCCGACCTCACCGAGGGGCTGCTCTCGCCCTCCCGCTCCGCCGCTGTGCGGCAGCACCTCGACGGCTGTTCGCTCTGTGCCGACGTACGGACCTCCCTAGAGGAGATCCGGGGGCTGCTGGGCACGCTTCCCGGGCCGCCCCGGATGCCTGCCGAGATCGCCGGTCGCATCGATGCCGCCCTTGCCGCCGAGGCCCTCCTCGACGCCACCGCGCCGACGCCCGACACCGACGCGCATGTTTCACGTGAAACGTCGCGCAGCCGTACTCCCGCCCCCCTGCCGGTCGCCTCGCGACCCGCAGGACATCCCGCAGCTGCCACGGGCCCGGGGCGCTCCCGCCGGTCCCGTCGCCGGGTCGCGGTCGTCGGCGCCGCCTTCGGCGCCGCTGCCCTGGGCCTCAGCCTGTTCTTCGTCCAGTCCGGAGCCCTGACCGCCGGTGACGCCGACACCTCCGGCGACACCAGGTCGGATGCCGCCGCCGCGAGCGCGGCCCAGTTCGAGGGCGCACCGGTCGAGTCCTCGGTGCGGGCCCTCCTCCAGCAGAACGGCGTCTTCAAGGCCCCCGAGGACCGCAGCGCGCCGCCCGCGTCGCTCTCCGCCGAGGGCGGGGTAGGGGACAAGCGCGCCCAGCCCCCCGCCCTGCCCGAGTGCGTCAAGGCCGGGACCGGTCGTACGGACCCGGTCATCGCCTTCCAGCAGGGCGACTACCAGGGCACACGCGCCTATCTCGTCCTCCTGCCCGACACCGCGGACGGCTCCAGGGTGCAGGCCTACGTCCTCGACGCCTCCTGCGCCTCGGGCACCGGGAAGGGCCCAGCCGAGGTGCTCCTCCAGGAATCCGTCCCTCGCTCCTGA